Proteins co-encoded in one Natronorubrum daqingense genomic window:
- a CDS encoding competence/damage-inducible protein A: MNVAIVTVGDEILAGSTTNTNATWLASRLTDRGNTVERILTVPDERALIADTVSAWADAFDAVIVTGGIGGTPDDVTVEAVADGLNRDLVVHERIRDELLEKSTAFREENPELVEEYDLHLDIDAAASIPEGATPLVTDEGWAPGCTVENVYVFAGIPDEMHAMFDLVAEEFQGSVVTRTIHTPAPEGSLHDVLEGVIDRYGVGVGSYPRGETHPGRIRIRGEDESTVDAAASWVRERIETVDDPPAE; the protein is encoded by the coding sequence ATGAACGTCGCGATCGTCACCGTCGGCGACGAGATTCTGGCCGGATCGACGACGAACACGAACGCTACCTGGCTCGCCTCGAGACTCACCGACCGCGGGAACACCGTCGAGCGAATTCTGACGGTTCCCGACGAGCGAGCGCTCATCGCCGACACGGTCTCGGCGTGGGCGGACGCGTTCGACGCCGTCATCGTCACCGGCGGGATCGGCGGGACGCCCGACGACGTGACCGTCGAGGCCGTCGCCGACGGGCTGAATCGGGACCTCGTCGTCCACGAACGGATCAGAGACGAACTCCTCGAGAAGTCGACCGCGTTTCGCGAGGAGAATCCCGAACTGGTCGAGGAGTACGACCTGCACCTCGATATCGACGCTGCGGCATCGATTCCCGAAGGAGCGACCCCCCTCGTCACAGACGAGGGCTGGGCGCCGGGCTGTACCGTCGAGAACGTCTACGTCTTCGCCGGGATTCCCGATGAGATGCACGCGATGTTCGACCTCGTCGCCGAGGAGTTCCAGGGCTCCGTCGTCACCCGTACGATCCACACGCCCGCTCCCGAGGGCTCGCTCCACGACGTCCTCGAGGGGGTTATCGACCGCTACGGCGTCGGCGTCGGGAGTTATCCCCGTGGAGAGACGCACCCTGGTCGAATACGTATTCGGGGGGAAGACGAATCGACGGTCGATGCGGCAGCCTCGTGGGTGCGAGAGCGAATCGAAACGGTCGACGACCCGCCGGCGGAGTGA
- a CDS encoding twin-arginine translocation signal domain-containing protein, whose product MNRRDFLGAGGAGMAMGVSGCLSDLAVNVPPSNDNSATNEEVPDEKSEQGHADPLTASAEVSTDDVRDGLDNETICQSEASEAAFHVIQSELGDSFDEAESDDSWQSITPSVSSSDGVSIRMTTVLSRNGDVRRTPKSDFEEVVEVTPETVDITVDIDGETYQCTDDVTVVQEAEQED is encoded by the coding sequence ATGAACCGGCGGGATTTTCTCGGTGCCGGCGGCGCGGGAATGGCTATGGGCGTTAGTGGCTGCCTCAGTGATTTAGCCGTAAACGTCCCCCCATCCAACGATAATTCTGCCACTAACGAAGAAGTTCCTGACGAAAAATCCGAACAGGGGCACGCAGACCCACTTACGGCTAGCGCTGAAGTCAGCACAGACGATGTCCGTGATGGACTCGATAACGAAACGATCTGTCAAAGCGAGGCGAGTGAAGCCGCATTCCACGTAATTCAATCGGAACTCGGCGATTCGTTTGATGAAGCTGAGTCTGACGATTCGTGGCAGTCGATCACCCCTTCTGTGTCCTCGAGCGATGGTGTCTCAATCAGAATGACGACAGTTCTTTCCCGTAACGGCGATGTCCGCAGGACCCCGAAAAGTGATTTCGAGGAAGTCGTCGAGGTTACCCCGGAAACAGTCGATATAACCGTCGATATCGACGGCGAAACGTATCAGTGTACGGATGATGTGACTGTTGTACAGGAGGCTGAACAGGAGGATTAA
- the sucD gene encoding succinate--CoA ligase subunit alpha — translation MSVLVDDDTRVVVQGITGGEGKFHAEQMMEYGTNVVAGAVPGKGGQEAAGVPVYDTVHEAVEEENADTSVIFVPPAFAGDAVFESLDSDLDLAVAITEGIPTQDMAKVNKRLTETDTRLIGPNCPGLITPGEAKLGILPGNIFSAGNVGLVSRSGTLTYQVVDSLTNRGIGQTTAIGIGGDPIIGTDFVDALELFENDDDTDAIVMCGEIGGEDEEEAAHFIDENVDTPVAGFIAGRTAPPGKRMGHAGAIVSGSGTGTAESKISALNDAGVPVGDTPEEVADHIESFL, via the coding sequence ATGAGTGTACTCGTCGACGACGACACGCGCGTCGTGGTACAGGGAATTACGGGCGGGGAAGGCAAGTTCCACGCCGAACAGATGATGGAGTACGGGACGAACGTCGTCGCCGGAGCGGTGCCCGGCAAAGGCGGACAGGAAGCCGCCGGCGTCCCCGTCTACGACACGGTCCACGAAGCGGTCGAGGAGGAAAACGCCGACACCTCGGTAATCTTCGTTCCGCCGGCGTTCGCCGGCGACGCCGTCTTCGAATCGCTCGACTCGGATCTCGACCTCGCGGTCGCGATCACGGAAGGCATTCCGACCCAGGACATGGCGAAAGTAAACAAGCGCCTCACCGAGACCGACACGCGACTGATCGGTCCGAACTGTCCGGGTCTCATCACCCCCGGCGAGGCGAAACTCGGCATCCTCCCCGGAAACATCTTCTCGGCGGGTAACGTCGGTCTCGTCTCGCGCTCCGGGACGCTGACCTACCAGGTCGTCGACAGCCTGACCAACCGCGGCATCGGTCAGACGACCGCCATCGGCATCGGCGGCGACCCGATTATCGGCACGGACTTCGTCGACGCCCTCGAGCTTTTCGAGAACGACGACGACACCGACGCCATCGTCATGTGCGGTGAGATCGGCGGCGAGGACGAGGAAGAAGCAGCCCACTTCATCGACGAGAACGTCGACACGCCCGTCGCCGGCTTCATCGCCGGCCGCACCGCGCCTCCGGGCAAACGCATGGGCCACGCCGGTGCGATCGTCTCCGGGTCCGGAACCGGCACCGCCGAGAGCAAGATTTCGGCGCTCAACGACGCCGGCGTTCCGGTTGGTGACACCCCCGAGGAAGTCGCAGACCACATCGAGAGCTTCCTCTAA
- the bioD gene encoding dethiobiotin synthase, with protein MTTPIAIVGTDTDVGKTVVTAGLTSALRERGIDARAIKPAQTGYPPDDDAGFVAEACDDPAAATCPHYLEPALAPRVAAAEADAELGYESILTACEAEIADTSFPIVEGIGGLRVPLAGDREVIDLVADLNATAVVVTRSGLGTLNHSALSVEALERRGVDVAGIVCNEYAGATLAERTNPEELERMIGHEVETVPSLEGETPAALAGGVEDALSPEFVDRVLAYGE; from the coding sequence ATGACCACTCCGATCGCAATCGTCGGCACTGACACCGACGTCGGGAAGACAGTCGTTACGGCAGGACTCACCAGCGCCCTGCGCGAGCGAGGAATCGACGCGCGAGCGATTAAACCCGCCCAGACCGGGTATCCGCCGGACGACGACGCCGGCTTCGTCGCCGAGGCGTGTGATGACCCTGCGGCCGCAACGTGTCCACACTATCTCGAGCCCGCACTCGCGCCGCGAGTTGCCGCAGCCGAAGCCGACGCGGAACTCGGCTACGAATCGATTCTAACGGCCTGTGAAGCCGAAATTGCAGACACATCGTTCCCGATCGTCGAGGGCATCGGCGGCCTTCGGGTGCCACTGGCCGGGGACCGCGAGGTGATCGACCTCGTCGCCGACCTGAACGCGACGGCCGTCGTCGTCACCCGATCCGGACTCGGGACGCTCAATCATAGCGCCCTCTCCGTCGAGGCCCTCGAGCGCCGCGGCGTCGACGTCGCCGGCATTGTGTGCAACGAGTACGCCGGTGCGACGCTCGCGGAACGGACGAATCCCGAGGAACTCGAGCGAATGATTGGGCACGAGGTCGAAACGGTCCCGTCTCTCGAGGGAGAGACACCAGCAGCGCTCGCTGGCGGTGTCGAAGACGCACTTTCCCCGGAATTCGTCGATCGAGTACTCGCATACGGCGAGTGA
- a CDS encoding replication factor C large subunit translates to MSDWTEKYRPTTLSEVRGNNKARDALEEWAETWDDHRDAAIVHGSPGVGKTSAAHALASDMGWPVMELNASDSRGADVIERVAGEASKSGTLSAGGTGRRLVILDEADNFHGNADYGGSAEVTRVVKEANQPVVLVANEFYDMSKSLRNACETIEFRDVSKRSIVPVLRDICRREDVEYEDEALEKIAESTSGDLRSAVNDLQAVAEQTDKLTVDDVVTSQRDTTEGIFDFLDTVIKEADAEGALRASYDVDENPDEMLNWIEDNVPKDYEGGELADAYQYLSNADRWLGRVRSSQNYSFWRYATDNMTAGVAASRRGDKGGWTRYGPPSYWSKLGRTKGTRNTRDAIAERVAEREGTSVATARREILPFLSAMTHHCKNRELTVRMAGAYELDESEVSFVTGSGKSTNKVESIVEDAEERREKQTVEHSGSAFFNTGDSSGDDNQSAGSDESDESATNESTAGEESDGQETLAAASGSDDGGSESGVEEGATEADEDDDQSGLSDFM, encoded by the coding sequence ATGAGCGATTGGACCGAGAAGTACCGACCGACGACACTGTCGGAGGTACGCGGAAACAACAAAGCCCGCGACGCACTCGAGGAGTGGGCCGAAACCTGGGACGACCACCGGGACGCGGCGATCGTCCACGGCAGCCCTGGGGTCGGGAAGACCTCCGCGGCGCACGCGCTGGCCAGCGACATGGGGTGGCCGGTGATGGAACTCAACGCCAGCGACAGTCGCGGAGCCGACGTGATCGAACGCGTCGCCGGCGAAGCCTCGAAGAGCGGCACCTTGAGCGCGGGCGGAACCGGCCGCCGACTCGTGATCTTAGACGAGGCGGACAACTTCCACGGGAACGCCGACTACGGCGGTTCGGCCGAAGTGACTCGAGTCGTCAAAGAGGCCAATCAGCCGGTCGTCCTCGTGGCCAACGAGTTCTACGATATGAGCAAGTCGCTGCGAAACGCCTGCGAGACGATCGAGTTCCGGGACGTTTCGAAGCGCTCGATTGTTCCCGTGCTGCGGGATATCTGCCGGCGCGAGGACGTCGAGTACGAAGATGAGGCACTCGAGAAAATCGCCGAGTCGACGAGTGGCGACCTTCGATCGGCGGTCAACGACCTGCAGGCGGTCGCCGAGCAGACGGACAAATTAACCGTCGACGACGTCGTGACGAGCCAGCGGGATACGACCGAAGGGATCTTCGACTTTTTGGACACCGTGATCAAGGAAGCAGACGCCGAGGGTGCACTCCGTGCGTCTTACGACGTCGACGAGAATCCCGACGAGATGCTCAACTGGATCGAAGACAACGTTCCGAAGGACTACGAGGGTGGCGAGTTGGCCGACGCCTACCAGTACCTCTCGAACGCCGATCGCTGGCTCGGTCGCGTCCGCTCGAGTCAGAACTACTCGTTCTGGCGCTACGCGACGGACAACATGACCGCCGGCGTCGCCGCCTCCCGTCGCGGCGACAAGGGGGGCTGGACGCGTTACGGCCCGCCGAGTTACTGGTCGAAACTCGGGCGGACGAAGGGCACGCGAAACACTCGAGACGCCATCGCCGAGCGCGTCGCCGAGCGCGAAGGTACGAGTGTCGCCACTGCACGCCGGGAGATCCTCCCGTTCCTCTCGGCGATGACCCATCACTGCAAAAATCGTGAGTTGACCGTTCGAATGGCCGGCGCCTACGAACTCGACGAATCCGAAGTGTCGTTCGTCACCGGCAGCGGCAAGAGCACGAACAAAGTCGAATCGATCGTCGAAGACGCCGAGGAACGCCGGGAGAAACAGACCGTCGAGCACTCGGGATCGGCATTTTTCAACACCGGTGACTCGAGCGGCGACGACAACCAATCCGCCGGATCGGACGAATCGGACGAATCGGCGACGAACGAGTCGACCGCGGGCGAGGAGTCGGACGGACAGGAGACGCTCGCTGCAGCAAGTGGTTCGGACGACGGTGGCAGTGAATCCGGGGTCGAGGAGGGTGCAACGGAGGCAGACGAAGACGACGACCAGTCTGGACTGAGCGATTTCATGTAG
- a CDS encoding ArsR/SmtB family transcription factor — MDDESSIEEVLNTIGDEHARTVLASISREPGSAKELAARLELSQPTIYRRLELLEENDLIEDRTLVADDGNHYKEYTCNFNSTVISLEDDEYDVRIFREENLPDRFTKLWDELGTN, encoded by the coding sequence ATGGATGACGAGTCTTCTATCGAGGAAGTCCTCAATACAATCGGGGACGAACACGCCCGCACCGTCCTCGCCTCGATCAGCCGTGAGCCGGGCTCGGCAAAGGAACTGGCAGCGCGACTCGAGCTCTCCCAACCGACGATCTACCGCCGCCTGGAGTTACTCGAGGAAAACGACCTGATCGAAGACCGGACGCTCGTCGCCGACGACGGTAATCACTACAAGGAGTACACGTGCAACTTCAATAGCACGGTCATCTCCTTGGAAGACGACGAGTACGACGTTCGTATCTTCCGCGAGGAGAATCTCCCCGATCGGTTCACGAAACTGTGGGACGAACTCGGAACGAACTAA
- a CDS encoding DUF7521 family protein, translating to MNELLNAVLMILQMVVFALSLGLTLISFQSYNQTGSKRLESAFIGFAFLSMGVGLTTINSQLSSTPSLLFIAETVPFIVGFGMLYLSLYR from the coding sequence ATGAACGAACTCCTCAACGCGGTGTTGATGATCCTCCAGATGGTCGTCTTCGCGTTGTCGCTCGGACTGACGCTCATTAGCTTCCAGTCGTACAACCAAACGGGATCCAAACGCCTCGAGTCGGCGTTCATCGGCTTCGCCTTCCTCAGCATGGGAGTCGGGCTGACGACGATCAACTCCCAGCTTTCGTCCACGCCGTCGTTGCTTTTCATCGCCGAGACGGTACCGTTCATCGTCGGCTTCGGCATGCTCTATCTCTCTCTCTACCGGTAA
- a CDS encoding helix-turn-helix domain-containing protein: protein MSGRGPKRELAEKIAGEITLSDDPGATLRKWRTDFNISQTDLASELEISSSVISDYESGRRESPGIGVVRRLVNGLLGIDERRGGDRIRQYGRVLSAGFDSDVVHDLREYATSIPLSTLHDDLEATEIVTNNTTHISGHTVIDSIEAITRLSSEEFFRLYGQSTNRVLVFTNVTRGEGVGIALRVLNPTPNAVILHGLEEDELWDHARELARIDGYDLAVTNVDLEEMLERLAALE, encoded by the coding sequence ATGAGCGGTCGTGGGCCCAAACGAGAACTCGCGGAGAAGATCGCCGGAGAGATCACGCTGAGTGACGATCCGGGCGCCACGCTACGCAAGTGGCGGACCGATTTCAACATCTCCCAGACGGATCTGGCGTCCGAACTCGAGATTTCGTCGTCGGTCATCTCCGACTACGAGAGCGGTCGACGTGAGAGTCCCGGCATCGGCGTCGTTCGCCGACTCGTAAACGGACTGCTCGGTATCGACGAACGCCGAGGCGGGGACCGAATCCGACAGTACGGGCGCGTGCTCTCGGCCGGATTCGACAGCGACGTCGTCCACGACCTGCGAGAATACGCCACCTCGATTCCCCTCTCGACGCTCCACGATGACCTCGAGGCGACCGAAATCGTCACGAACAATACGACGCACATTAGCGGCCACACGGTCATCGACAGCATCGAAGCGATCACGCGACTCTCGAGCGAGGAGTTCTTCAGACTCTACGGCCAGAGCACGAATCGCGTCCTGGTGTTCACCAACGTCACTCGCGGCGAGGGCGTCGGTATCGCCCTTCGCGTACTCAATCCGACGCCCAACGCCGTGATCCTCCACGGGCTCGAGGAAGACGAGTTGTGGGACCACGCCCGGGAACTCGCGCGTATCGACGGCTACGATCTGGCCGTGACGAACGTCGACCTCGAGGAGATGCTCGAGCGACTCGCCGCACTCGAGTGA
- a CDS encoding aminotransferase class I/II-fold pyridoxal phosphate-dependent enzyme — protein MEDRGIDLEDRLADLETANLKRSLSPVDRIAERGHFAPPAAGDLPVLDSTDALVFASNNYLGLTDDERVQDAARQAAATVGTGAGASRLVTGDTLVHHDLERLLAETKATERALTFSSGYAANVGTITALEPDVIFSDEYNHASIIDGCRLSGAESIVYDHCGAGDLRSKLEARAADDEHADESWLIVTDSVFSMDGTVAPLAELCDVAEEFGAWVMVDEAHATGLYANGGGVVQAEGLEDRVHVQLGTLSKALASQGGYVAGSSELVECLINDARSFVFSTGLTPPAAAAASEALHVSRHSDVRERLWENVAHLRDGLETMGFEVPGDSQILPVVIGDRRDALALADGLRSRDIVAPAIRPPTVPEGTSRIRVVPIASHDQQDIVTCLEAFRAAGQDVGLL, from the coding sequence ATGGAAGATCGCGGGATCGATCTCGAGGATCGACTGGCCGACCTCGAGACAGCCAACCTGAAACGATCACTCTCTCCCGTCGACCGGATCGCCGAGCGGGGTCACTTCGCGCCGCCGGCAGCCGGCGACCTCCCAGTACTCGACTCCACGGACGCGCTGGTGTTCGCCTCCAATAACTATCTGGGGTTGACCGACGACGAGCGCGTCCAGGATGCGGCCCGGCAGGCCGCTGCTACCGTCGGGACCGGAGCCGGTGCGAGTCGGCTCGTGACCGGCGACACGCTGGTCCACCACGACCTCGAGCGACTCCTCGCCGAGACGAAGGCGACCGAGCGCGCGCTCACGTTTTCGTCCGGCTACGCCGCGAACGTCGGGACGATCACGGCGCTCGAGCCGGACGTGATCTTTTCGGACGAGTACAACCACGCGAGCATTATCGACGGCTGTCGTCTCTCCGGGGCCGAATCGATCGTCTACGACCACTGTGGCGCTGGCGACCTCCGTTCGAAACTCGAGGCTCGAGCGGCCGACGACGAGCACGCGGACGAATCGTGGCTCATCGTCACCGACTCCGTCTTCAGCATGGACGGCACCGTCGCCCCGCTCGCGGAACTCTGCGACGTCGCCGAGGAGTTCGGCGCGTGGGTCATGGTCGACGAAGCTCACGCGACGGGCCTCTACGCGAACGGTGGCGGCGTCGTGCAGGCGGAAGGGCTCGAGGATCGCGTGCACGTCCAGTTAGGAACGCTCTCGAAGGCGCTGGCGAGTCAAGGTGGCTACGTCGCGGGCAGTTCCGAACTCGTCGAGTGTCTGATCAACGACGCCCGGTCGTTCGTCTTCTCGACCGGCCTCACGCCGCCAGCGGCCGCCGCAGCGAGTGAAGCACTCCACGTCTCCCGCCACAGTGACGTCCGCGAACGGCTCTGGGAGAACGTCGCCCACCTTCGAGACGGCCTCGAGACGATGGGTTTCGAGGTCCCCGGCGACTCCCAGATCCTCCCGGTGGTCATCGGCGACCGACGGGATGCACTCGCGCTCGCTGACGGGCTTCGGTCGCGCGATATCGTGGCTCCGGCGATTCGCCCGCCGACGGTCCCCGAGGGGACGAGTCGGATTCGCGTCGTCCCGATCGCTTCACACGACCAACAAGATATCGTCACCTGTCTCGAGGCGTTTCGAGCCGCTGGACAGGATGTCGGCCTTCTCTGA
- a CDS encoding transcriptional regulator, whose amino-acid sequence MNDITFAVLGTGGIGRRTLEVSQHTDELTPVAACDRHGAAVDFDGLDVEELLAATEGNIDSGPGDGDVATDGGAVADAPSGVKQHGESVGVVASEQATPSDDPIQAIIDRGDRIDAVLLALPNYEHDFIPRVADRFLEGGYSGVLIDVLKRSRVIEMLDERGEAFDDAGITFVCGAGATPGLLTGAATLAAQSFVEVTDVDIWWGVGLKSGYEDNRGTVREDIAHLPEYDIETARDLSESELEAVIDDHDGVIEFEDMEHADDVLLERAGVCDAEDVSVGGILDVRRDEKPTTTTVSVTGRTFDGETATNTFELGDATSMEANVNGPALGYLKTGVRRNRADEYGVFGPAELMPRF is encoded by the coding sequence ATGAACGACATCACGTTTGCAGTACTCGGAACCGGCGGTATCGGTCGACGAACACTCGAGGTCAGCCAGCACACGGACGAACTCACGCCCGTCGCGGCGTGTGACCGTCACGGGGCGGCGGTCGATTTCGATGGGTTGGACGTCGAAGAACTCCTCGCGGCGACGGAAGGCAACATCGACAGCGGGCCCGGGGACGGCGACGTCGCGACAGACGGCGGCGCAGTCGCCGACGCCCCGTCCGGAGTCAAACAACACGGCGAGTCCGTCGGCGTCGTCGCCTCCGAGCAAGCCACTCCCAGCGACGATCCGATCCAGGCGATCATCGACCGCGGAGACCGGATCGACGCCGTCTTGCTCGCGTTACCGAACTACGAACACGACTTCATCCCTCGCGTCGCGGATCGATTCCTCGAGGGCGGCTACTCGGGAGTCCTGATCGACGTGCTCAAACGCTCGCGCGTGATCGAGATGCTCGACGAGCGCGGTGAAGCCTTCGACGATGCAGGGATCACGTTCGTCTGTGGGGCGGGCGCGACCCCGGGCTTGCTGACCGGCGCGGCGACCCTCGCCGCCCAGTCGTTCGTCGAGGTCACCGACGTCGACATCTGGTGGGGCGTGGGTCTCAAATCCGGCTACGAGGACAACCGCGGCACCGTCCGCGAAGACATCGCCCACCTCCCGGAGTACGACATCGAAACGGCGCGCGACCTCTCCGAATCGGAACTCGAGGCCGTTATCGACGACCACGACGGCGTCATCGAGTTCGAAGACATGGAACACGCGGACGACGTCCTCCTCGAGCGAGCGGGCGTTTGCGACGCGGAGGACGTGAGCGTCGGCGGGATTCTCGACGTTCGACGCGACGAGAAGCCCACGACGACGACGGTCTCCGTCACGGGACGGACGTTCGACGGCGAGACGGCGACGAACACGTTCGAACTCGGCGACGCGACGAGCATGGAGGCAAACGTCAACGGCCCAGCACTCGGCTACCTGAAGACCGGCGTCCGACGGAATCGCGCCGACGAATACGGCGTCTTCGGCCCCGCCGAATTGATGCCGCGCTTCTAA
- the bioB gene encoding biotin synthase BioB — protein sequence MVYETNNTTIDDALERIWAGERLDRTDGIALMAQPIDALSEAGGAVRDHFGDGTVDACSIVNAKAGNCAEDCGFCAQSVHFDTGIETYGFLGPEKILEAAKRAERDGAQRFGIVVAEKGVSKERRPEEWQEVLESIRLVRDECDLEVDASLGILTEEEAKILAAEGINHYNHNIETSPRYFPEIVDTHSFEDRVKTLEIAKDAGMDLCAGVILGMGETPTDRVDAAIALQEIGISSLPVNVLNPVAGTPLAKRGVSITTEEIVKTVAVYKLLHPNSRVRLTGGREVNLEPDEQHLPLEAGADGLLTGDYLTTEGQSPGDDIDIIERAGLEPNQETNEFDPEAVKARNRDGASDSPPETQASTGPEPGDD from the coding sequence GTGGTTTACGAGACGAACAACACGACGATCGACGACGCACTCGAGCGAATCTGGGCTGGCGAGCGACTCGACCGAACCGACGGAATCGCACTCATGGCTCAGCCGATCGACGCGCTTTCGGAGGCTGGCGGGGCCGTTCGCGATCACTTCGGCGACGGAACGGTCGACGCCTGTTCGATCGTGAACGCGAAGGCGGGCAACTGCGCCGAGGACTGTGGCTTTTGTGCCCAGTCGGTCCACTTCGACACCGGCATCGAGACCTACGGCTTTCTCGGCCCCGAGAAGATTCTCGAGGCTGCCAAACGAGCCGAACGTGACGGCGCACAACGATTCGGCATCGTCGTCGCGGAAAAAGGCGTCTCGAAAGAACGCCGGCCCGAGGAGTGGCAGGAGGTCCTCGAGTCCATTCGACTCGTTCGAGACGAGTGCGACCTCGAGGTCGACGCCTCGCTCGGTATTCTCACCGAGGAGGAAGCGAAAATCCTCGCTGCGGAGGGGATCAACCACTACAATCACAACATCGAGACCTCGCCGCGGTACTTCCCCGAAATCGTCGACACGCACAGTTTCGAAGACCGCGTGAAGACGCTCGAGATCGCCAAAGATGCCGGGATGGACCTCTGTGCCGGTGTCATCCTCGGAATGGGTGAGACGCCGACCGACCGCGTGGATGCCGCGATCGCGCTCCAGGAGATCGGCATTTCCTCGCTTCCGGTGAACGTCCTCAATCCCGTCGCAGGGACGCCGTTAGCGAAACGGGGCGTCTCGATTACGACCGAGGAAATCGTCAAGACGGTCGCGGTGTACAAACTGCTCCACCCTAACTCACGGGTGCGACTCACGGGCGGGCGCGAGGTCAATCTCGAACCCGACGAGCAACATCTCCCACTCGAGGCCGGAGCGGACGGTCTCCTCACTGGCGACTACCTGACGACGGAGGGCCAATCCCCCGGAGACGACATCGACATCATCGAACGGGCCGGACTCGAGCCGAATCAGGAGACGAACGAGTTCGATCCGGAGGCGGTTAAGGCCCGAAACAGGGATGGGGCGAGCGACTCCCCACCCGAGACGCAGGCGAGTACGGGTCCGGAACCAGGTGACGACTAA
- a CDS encoding DUF7835 family putative zinc beta-ribbon protein yields MATTSGVSNGMREPCEECETDTLHEVSIQLVTESRSEDNAQYSREPYRVRECTRCGNLDSQRMNNA; encoded by the coding sequence ATGGCAACGACTAGTGGCGTATCAAACGGGATGAGAGAACCGTGCGAAGAGTGTGAAACGGACACATTGCACGAGGTTTCTATCCAACTCGTTACGGAGAGTAGAAGTGAAGATAACGCACAATATTCCCGAGAGCCATACCGCGTCCGGGAGTGTACGCGCTGTGGCAACCTCGATAGCCAGCGAATGAACAACGCGTAA
- the gcvH gene encoding glycine cleavage system protein GcvH, whose amino-acid sequence MSFDIPDDRQYLESHEWAHEEDGTVRIGISDFAQDELGDVVFVELPDEGDELAQGEEFGVIESIKAVSDLYAPVGGEVTAVNEDLFNAPELVNDDPFGDGWMLEIDADDTSELDDLLSADEYEEQIA is encoded by the coding sequence ATGAGTTTCGATATTCCAGACGACAGACAGTACCTCGAATCGCACGAATGGGCACACGAAGAAGACGGCACCGTCCGAATCGGCATCTCGGATTTCGCACAGGACGAACTCGGTGACGTCGTCTTCGTGGAACTTCCCGACGAGGGCGACGAGCTCGCACAGGGCGAGGAGTTCGGCGTCATCGAGTCGATCAAAGCCGTCTCCGATCTCTACGCACCGGTCGGCGGCGAAGTCACGGCCGTCAACGAGGACCTCTTCAACGCCCCCGAACTCGTCAACGACGACCCCTTCGGCGACGGCTGGATGCTCGAGATCGATGCGGACGATACGAGCGAACTCGACGACCTGCTCTCGGCCGACGAGTACGAAGAACAGATCGCCTGA